One Diabrotica virgifera virgifera chromosome 3, PGI_DIABVI_V3a genomic window carries:
- the LOC126882607 gene encoding putative uncharacterized protein DDB_G0282133: METRLNKKQKETEERYSEEGIENVDEEISITETTIKESTTEMSTMDRILQMLQIQEENSKRQEENSRRQAEKIKKSIDENSKRQDLGFKQMEQRLEQHKEDVQMYLKQMKHEVEQKTKEISQNLEKHTKKLQNLEKHVEDRDEEIEDRFKKLDKKLLEVKSQHNTGERRQVIIHNGAENKVQFGGDIKKQHPVPFIRMLKNKKQGYEEFEEAKDMIRTHFKDGAALWFESKQNELQDWEEFERKFLRYYWGKEKQMVVNSELQNGKYDEKLGISEEKYALQVYASGQYLNYNYSEEQLVELIARHFDNKMEDYVTLQGYRDMDSLCQFLVVREARRKERRTGRQTENNGNNQTNRTNNYRQSRNENPYRYNGYRDNEGQRYTNNFNQNRYEQNRNGYHQNRFQNSGRNYNNQPYQPNAGRENFNRGNQYNNNNGQGREQNREINSLSFTREGENEQGHQEMDNVEVEINRAGSSFQEGTH; encoded by the coding sequence ATGGAGACAAGactcaacaaaaaacaaaaggaAACAGAAGAACGTTATAGCGAGGAAGGAATAGAAAATGTAGACGAAGAAATTAGTATTACAGAAACAACAATCAAGGAGAGTACCACAGAAATGTCAACAATGGATAGGATATTACAAATGCTACAGATACAGGAAGAAAACAGTAAAAGACAGGAAGAAAACAGTAGAAGACAagcagaaaaaataaaaaaaagtatagatgaAAACAGTAAACGACAAGATCTAGGTTTTAAACAAATGGAGCAGAGACTAGAACAGCATAAAGAGGATGTACAAATGTATTTAAAACAGATGAAACATGAAGTAGAGCAGAAAACAAAGGAAATTAGccaaaatttagaaaaacatacCAAGAAACTACAGAATTTGGAGAAACATGTAGAAGATAGAGACGAGGAAATAGAGGATAGATTTAAAAAATTGGATAAGAAACTATTGGAAGTAAAATCACAACATAATACTGGAGAAAGAAGACAAGTAATTATACACAATGGAGCAGAAAATAAGGtccaatttggcggggatataAAGAAACAGCACCCAGTCCCGTTTATTAGgatgcttaaaaataaaaaacaaggaTATGAAGAGTTTGAAGAGGCTAAGGATATGATAAGGACTCATTTTAAGGATGGAGCAGCATTATGGTTCGAGAGTAAGCAAAATGAGTTGCAAGATTGGGAAGAATTTGAAAGaaaatttttgagatattattGGGGAAAAGAGAAACAGATGGTCGTGAATAGTGAACTACAAAATGGAAAATATGATGAGAAACTAGGAATATCCGAAGAGAAATATGCATTGCAAGTATACGCCAGTGGgcaatatttaaattataattattcggaAGAACAGCTAGTTGAATTGATAGCAAGACATTTTGACAATAAAATGGAAGACTATGTCACCTTGCAAGGATATAGGGACATGGACAGTTTATGCCAGTTTTTAGTTGTAAGAGAGGCTCGAAGAAAAGAAAGAAGGACCGGTAGACAAACGGAAAACAATGGGAACAACCAAACAAACCGCACAAACAACTACAGACAGTCTCGTAATGAAAATCCTTACCGATACAATGGATATAGGGATAATGAGGGACAAAGATATACAAACAATTTTAATCAAAATAGATATGAACAGAATAGAAATGGATATCATCAAAATAGATTTCAAAACAGTGGGAGAAATTATAACAATCAACCATATCAGCCAAATGCAGGTCGGGAAAATTTTAATAGAGGAAACCAATATAACAACAACAATGGACAAGGAAGAGAACAGAACAGAGAAATAAACAGCCTAAGTTTCACCAGAGAAGGAGAAAATGAACAAGGACACCAAGAAATGGACAATGTGGAAGTAGAAATCAATAGAGCAGGGTCGTCTTTTCAGGAGGGCACTCACTAA